The Cycloclasticus sp. genomic sequence CTAATTGTAACGAATGAAACGATAGCACCAATTTACCTAGATCGCTTTATCGCACAATTCCCTTCTAGCGTAGATGTTAAGGCGTCCATACTTCCCGATGGCGAAAAATTCAAAACGTTAGAGTATTTAAACAAGATTTTTGATTCGTTGCTAGAAAACAGGTGCAATCGGCAAGTGACGTTGATCGCTTTGGGCGGTGGTGTCATAGGCGATATGACAGGCTTTGCAGCCGCTAGTTATCAACGGGGGGTTAATTTTATTCAGGTTCCAACAACGTTGTTATCTCAGGTTGATTCTTCAGTTGGCGGTAAAACAGGTGTCAATCACCGGCTTGGTAAAAATATGATTGGTGCTTTTTATCAACCTAAATGTGTGCTGATAGACACGTCGGTACTCTCAACATTACCTGATAGGGAACTAAGTGCGGGTCTAGCCGAAGTAATTAAATACGGCGCGATTTGTGACATAAAATTCTTTGAGTGGCTAGAAAAAAACATACTTAGCCTTTTAGCAAAAGATACAGCTGCACTCGCTTATGCAATAAAGACATCGTGCGAGAAGAAGGCTGAAGTAGTTGCTCAAGATGAAAAGGAATCAGGCATACGCGCTACGCTTAATTTTGGTCATACATTCGGCCACGCAATAGAAACTCACATGGGTTACGGTGAATGGTTACATGGTGAGGCGGTTGCAGTGGGCATGTGCCTAGCTGCGGATATGTCAGAAAACTTGGGCTGGATTTCGTCTGCTAATAGCGCACGCGTTAAAACGTTATGTGAGCGTGCAAACCTGCCCGTTGAAAAGCCAAAAGATATGGACGAGTCAGACTTCATTAGAAATATGAAGGTGGATAAGAAAAATGTTTCTGCATCCATTAGGCTGATTTTATTGAAGGAACTAGGTCAAGCGGCTATTTATGACTGCAATGATGAAGCATTGATTGGCCAAGTAATAAGCAGACAAGGCTAAATGGACTTTAGCCACTCAAATAAAGAATCACGTAAAGAAGAGTTTTTTCCCGTAGAAAGGCAGCAACGGCTTGATTTAATTCTTCATTTAATCCCGAATGCTCGGGGTGTTATTCTTTTGAGGGGGCCAGAAAGATCGGGGAAATCATTTTTTATCACACAGCTTGAAAAACAGGTAGATACAAGCTGGCAGTTCTGTGTAGTGCCGGCAGAAGATTTAATGCAAACAAGTGAGCCATTGCAAATTTTTGCTGATGTATTCGATAACTCAGAAGGCAACAACAAACAAATTATTGTGCGGTTTGAGGCTTGGTCAAAAGCTGGAAAGAAAGTGATTGTTTGCATCGAAGATGCGCAGAAGTTGGATGCGACGAAATTCAAATTTTTGTTCAAATTATCAGATACTTATGACTGTGTGCAGATCATTCTAACTTCCTCGGAGAACTTGGGGGAGACCATAGAGTCGCGTTGTCAGTTGATTGATATCGAGCCCTTTACACAGAAACAAACCACGGAATATGCTAGACAAAGGGTGCATAAAAAGAACCTAGGTATTGTTGATTTGGTGGAGTTAGATGATGTAGTACTTTTTATTGAAACGGGTGGTTTGCCAGGACGAATAAATGATGCGCTTGAACAGATGGGTCATGCAGTGAATCGTAATGAAAGGCGGGTGACAATGCAGTCGATGCCACTGGTTTGGGCGGTAGGTGCGGCGTTAGTCGTTATGGGTTATTTGTTTTTTGGCTTGTACTCAGAGAAAGAAATCGAGCCGCTTGCAAAAAAAATAGAAACAGAAGAGAGACAAAATAATAGAGTTGTGGGCGGTTTGGTGAAGCCATTTACGGGTACTGGAGCGGCTACAGGGCCCGTTAGAAAATCAACAGGGGTACCGGGAAAAGTCCTAGAAGTTGAGACACCAGCGATAGCGTTAACTGCATTACCGAAGCCAAGGCAAAAAGAGGCGCCGAGTGTTGCAAAGACAATAAAAAAGGCCGCGGTTGTTACAATAGAAAAAAAAGCTGAGCGGCAGAGAAATAAGACGGTTAAGACGGAGCTAGAAAAACCGATCATTACAGAGCTGATGGCGAGTTTAAAGGTCGAAAAAACGCTACCCAAACTTGGACCGGTAACGGAATTAACAGTAATTCAATCGAATCACTTATGGATAAACAGCAGAATCAAGAACCATTTCACATTGCAATTAATGAGTGTTTCTACAAAAGCATCTGCTAGTAACTACCTTTCTCAGAATGAAAAGGTTAAACAACTGCATTTTTTCCAACATAAAAGGAATGGCGGTAAGTGGTTTAGTGTGGTTTATGGCGATTTTGAAAATAAAGAAATGGCAATCAGCGCGGCTAGGAAACTCCCTGTCTCCTTGGGGAAGTTAAAACCATGGGTTCGTGACTTTAGGGCTATTCAAAGAGACTTATTCGTTAAAAAATAAATAAACACATAACTATGCAGTTATGTGCGTTTAACTGACAGTTTATTTGCCGAATTGTGTGGCGACAAATTCGATATCTCCAGCAAATTGAAAATATCTCGTGTGATTGCTATAATCACCGGCCGACTTGCGTGTAAGTAAGTCATATTTTCAATAACTAAGTACAAGGTTAGCCGAGTGAAACAAACCTCAATCCCTCAAGCGGGTTTATATGACCCTGCGTTTGAGAAAGACAGCTGCGGATTTGGACTAATTGCGCATATTGATAATAAACCAAGCCATTGGCTGGTTAAAACATCTATCGACTCACTTGCTCGTCTAACGCATCGTGGCGCGATTGCAGCAGATGGAAAATCAGGTGACGGTTGTGGTTTGCTCCTTAAGACGCCTGAAAAATTCTTCCGTGAAAAAGCAAAAGAGCAAGGTGCGACAGCTGCCGAATTGTTTGCAGTGGGTATGGTATTTCTTAATCAAGATGATGCGAAAGCCCAGTTAGCTAAATCAATTCTTAAAGAAGAAATAGAAAAAGAAGGTCTTGATGTTATTGCATGGCGTACTGTGCCAACAAATACGGCTGCATGTGGGGAGCAAGCACTAGCAACACTGCCATCTATTCAGCAAGTGTTTGTTAATGCGAGGGAAGGCATTGATAATGCAGCATTTGACGGGCATTTGTATATTGCAAGACGCCGTGCGGAAAAAAGGATAGAGCAGAGCGATGACATGTTTTATGTGGCTAGTTTGGCCTCGAATGTTATTTCATACAAAGGGTTGGTCATGCCAGAGTTTTTGCCAACCTTTTACCCCGATTTAAGCGATCCTGAATTAGAGAGCTCACAGTGTGTTTTCCATCAGCGATTCGCAACCAATACGTTCCCGCAATGGCGTTTGGCCCAGCCGTTTAGGTTTTTAGCGCATAACGGTGAGATTAATACTATTCGAGGGAATAGAAATTGGGCTCAAGCACGTAGCTTTACCTTTGAAACGCCGCTGATTCCAAATATGGACGATATCCGCCCTTGGGTTTCGTCAGTAGGGTCAGATTCAAATAGTTTAGACAATATGGTCGACGGGCTGATTGCCGGCGGTATGGATATTTTCCGTGTTATGCGTTTATTAGTGCCACCAGCTTGGCAAAATGTTCATACGATGGATCCTGATTTACGCGCATTTTATGAATATTCATCGATGCACATGGAGCCTTGGGATGGCCCCGCCGCTATTGTATTGACTGATGGCCGCCACGTTGCCTGTTGTTTAGATAGGAATGGTTTACGTCCTGCACGTTATGTGATTACAAAAGATCGTCATATCACACTGGCGTCAGAAGTTGGAGTGTACGACTATAAGCCTGAAGATGTGATTCAGAAAGGCCGTTTAAAGCCAGGTGAGATGCTGGCTGTGGATACAGAAAAAGGCGAGCTTATTACGCCGGCACAGATTGATGAGCGCTTGAAATCGCGCCAGCCATATAAGGCATGGTTGGCTGAGCATACTAAAAAGCTCAGTACCACAAGAGATGATGACCCGTTGACTCTAGCGCCTTTTGATAAGGACTCGTTAAAGGTGTATGAAAAGCAATATCAACTAACATTTGAAGAACGCGATCAAGTGCTTAAGGTGTTGGCTGAAGCGGGCCAAGAGGCAATTGGTTCAATGGGTGATGATATTCCAATGCCCGTTTTATCGAGAAAAATTCGTAGCTTATATGATTATTTTAGACAACAATTTGCGCAAGTAACAAACCCACCAATTGACCCCTTGCGTGAGCAAGTTGTGATGTCATTAATGACAAGTTTTGGCAGCGAAAAGAACTTGTTTGAAGAGTCTGCAGAGCACGCTC encodes the following:
- the aroB gene encoding 3-dehydroquinate synthase; the encoded protein is MEILKVDLGSRSYPIYIGETLLSHQALIEKHISSKQVLIVTNETIAPIYLDRFIAQFPSSVDVKASILPDGEKFKTLEYLNKIFDSLLENRCNRQVTLIALGGGVIGDMTGFAAASYQRGVNFIQVPTTLLSQVDSSVGGKTGVNHRLGKNMIGAFYQPKCVLIDTSVLSTLPDRELSAGLAEVIKYGAICDIKFFEWLEKNILSLLAKDTAALAYAIKTSCEKKAEVVAQDEKESGIRATLNFGHTFGHAIETHMGYGEWLHGEAVAVGMCLAADMSENLGWISSANSARVKTLCERANLPVEKPKDMDESDFIRNMKVDKKNVSASIRLILLKELGQAAIYDCNDEALIGQVISRQG
- a CDS encoding SPOR domain-containing protein; its protein translation is MDFSHSNKESRKEEFFPVERQQRLDLILHLIPNARGVILLRGPERSGKSFFITQLEKQVDTSWQFCVVPAEDLMQTSEPLQIFADVFDNSEGNNKQIIVRFEAWSKAGKKVIVCIEDAQKLDATKFKFLFKLSDTYDCVQIILTSSENLGETIESRCQLIDIEPFTQKQTTEYARQRVHKKNLGIVDLVELDDVVLFIETGGLPGRINDALEQMGHAVNRNERRVTMQSMPLVWAVGAALVVMGYLFFGLYSEKEIEPLAKKIETEERQNNRVVGGLVKPFTGTGAATGPVRKSTGVPGKVLEVETPAIALTALPKPRQKEAPSVAKTIKKAAVVTIEKKAERQRNKTVKTELEKPIITELMASLKVEKTLPKLGPVTELTVIQSNHLWINSRIKNHFTLQLMSVSTKASASNYLSQNEKVKQLHFFQHKRNGGKWFSVVYGDFENKEMAISAARKLPVSLGKLKPWVRDFRAIQRDLFVKK